A window of Petrotoga miotherma DSM 10691 contains these coding sequences:
- a CDS encoding arginine deiminase — MNLSVYSEIGKLEKILLHRPGKELENLSPHYLSDLLFDDIPFLYKAQEEHDYFANVLRDNGVEVLYLTELLTETLNDLDLKEKFVEEFLQFSEIYNSFIYDLLKDYLFSLDTKEMVDTIISGIRSDQLEINRNIFSLRVRRADIELPFFLPPMPNLYFQRDPVAILGKGACVNRMKTSARRREVMLMEYVIKYNKKFEGTQLYYEKDYPYPIEGGDILVLSEKVLAVGISQRTSPEAVEILAKKFLKENKDTFEKIIAFIIPDNRAYMHLDTIFTMVDYDKFLVHANLREDIDTFIITKSKEGFDFYEEEESLEHILKKHLNLDHVQIIKCGNADIIASHREQWNDGSNSLAIEPGKVITYDRNYITNRELEKSGIEVLTIPSSELSRGRGGPRCASMPLIRRRYT; from the coding sequence ATGAATTTATCGGTGTATTCAGAAATCGGAAAATTAGAAAAAATCCTTCTACACAGACCGGGAAAAGAGTTAGAAAATTTATCTCCTCATTATCTTTCTGATCTGTTATTTGACGATATTCCTTTTTTGTATAAAGCTCAAGAAGAACATGATTACTTTGCAAATGTTTTGAGAGACAATGGTGTAGAAGTTTTATATCTTACTGAATTGTTGACAGAAACTCTCAATGATTTGGATTTAAAAGAAAAATTTGTTGAAGAGTTTTTACAATTCTCAGAAATATACAATAGCTTCATTTATGATCTTTTAAAAGATTATTTGTTTTCCCTAGATACCAAAGAGATGGTGGACACTATAATATCTGGTATACGCTCCGATCAACTAGAAATTAACAGAAACATCTTCTCCTTGAGGGTTAGAAGAGCGGATATAGAATTACCTTTTTTCCTTCCTCCCATGCCAAACCTATATTTTCAAAGGGATCCTGTGGCGATTTTGGGAAAAGGTGCCTGCGTGAACAGAATGAAAACCTCCGCAAGAAGAAGAGAAGTCATGCTTATGGAATATGTCATAAAATACAACAAAAAATTTGAGGGCACCCAATTGTATTACGAGAAAGATTATCCTTATCCAATAGAGGGTGGAGATATCTTAGTGTTAAGCGAGAAAGTTTTAGCAGTCGGTATTTCTCAAAGAACTTCACCAGAAGCCGTCGAAATACTCGCTAAGAAGTTTCTCAAAGAAAATAAAGATACCTTTGAGAAGATAATTGCATTTATAATACCTGATAATAGGGCTTATATGCATTTAGATACCATATTCACAATGGTTGATTACGATAAATTTCTAGTTCATGCAAATTTAAGAGAAGATATAGATACTTTTATTATTACAAAGTCTAAAGAGGGATTCGATTTTTATGAGGAAGAAGAAAGCTTGGAACATATATTAAAAAAACATCTTAATTTAGATCATGTTCAAATTATTAAATGCGGAAATGCTGATATAATAGCATCACACAGGGAGCAATGGAATGATGGCTCCAACAGTTTGGCAATAGAACCTGGAAAGGTTATCACCTATGATCGAAATTACATCACCAACAGAGAATTAGAAAAATCGGGGATAGAAGTTTTAACCATACCATCCAGCGAATTATCTAGGGGGAGGGGAGGCCCTAGGTGCGCTAGTATGCCACTTATAAGGAGGAGATACACTTGA
- the ndk gene encoding nucleoside-diphosphate kinase, which yields MAEKAFVMIKPNAVKRGLIGEIIKRYEQKGLKVVAMKMIKMKKEQAEELYKVHQGKDFYQPLIEFILSGPVVVMILEGPRVIEAVRSINGETDPLKAQAGSIRGEFGISVRKNIVHASDSIQSAEQEWGIFFEENEIFEYLCGFENEL from the coding sequence TTGGCAGAAAAAGCATTTGTGATGATAAAACCTAATGCAGTTAAAAGAGGACTTATTGGTGAAATAATCAAAAGATATGAGCAAAAAGGACTAAAAGTTGTCGCCATGAAAATGATCAAGATGAAAAAAGAACAAGCTGAAGAGCTCTACAAAGTACACCAAGGTAAGGATTTTTATCAACCTTTGATAGAATTCATATTATCTGGACCTGTGGTCGTTATGATTTTAGAAGGCCCAAGGGTTATTGAAGCTGTTAGAAGCATAAACGGTGAAACAGATCCTCTAAAAGCTCAAGCAGGAAGTATTCGTGGGGAATTTGGGATAAGTGTCAGAAAAAATATTGTACATGCTTCAGATTCGATCCAAAGTGCTGAACAAGAGTGGGGAATTTTCTTTGAAGAAAATGAGATTTTTGAATATCTATGTGGTTTTGAAAACGAATTGTAA
- a CDS encoding cyclic 2,3-diphosphoglycerate synthase — MGAAGRDFHNFNVYYRNNPDYEVVCFTATQIPDIEGRLYPKELAGEFYPKGIPIESEANLVNLIKENNIDEVVLSYSDLPFSYVMEKASLVLASGADFKLLGPNNSMLKSKKPIISICAVRTGSGKSQTTRRVLDILKNKGLKVVSIRHPMPYGNLVKQKVQRFATYEDLDKHECTIEEREEYEPHIDRNSVIYAGVDYEEILRQAEEENPDVILWDGGNNDFSFYKPDLSIVVVDPHRAGHEVSYFPGMTNLIMADVLVINKEETATLEGIEKVRANIEKWNPNATVIDAASPLFVKNPSIIRGKRCLVIEDGPTLTHGEMTYGAGFIAAKKFGASEIIDPRPYAVGSIVNTYKKYTHLDKILPAMGYGKKQIKELEESINKSDAEVVVIGTPIDLTRIMDIKKPTVRVTYELQEIGKPDLEEVLSDFLANK; from the coding sequence ATGGGAGCAGCAGGTAGAGATTTTCATAATTTCAACGTTTATTATCGCAATAATCCTGACTATGAAGTTGTTTGTTTCACAGCCACCCAAATTCCTGATATCGAAGGAAGGCTTTATCCAAAAGAGCTCGCTGGAGAGTTTTATCCTAAAGGGATACCTATAGAATCAGAAGCTAACCTAGTCAATCTTATCAAAGAAAACAACATCGACGAAGTGGTTTTATCCTACAGCGATTTGCCGTTTTCATACGTAATGGAAAAGGCTTCTTTAGTGCTTGCGAGTGGAGCAGATTTTAAACTTCTGGGCCCGAATAATTCTATGTTGAAATCCAAAAAACCTATTATCTCGATTTGTGCCGTTAGAACCGGTTCAGGGAAAAGTCAAACAACGAGGAGAGTTTTGGATATTCTAAAAAATAAAGGTTTGAAAGTAGTTTCAATCAGACACCCAATGCCATATGGAAACCTGGTAAAGCAAAAGGTACAAAGGTTTGCCACTTACGAAGATCTAGACAAACACGAATGTACAATTGAAGAAAGAGAGGAGTATGAACCTCATATAGATAGGAACTCTGTTATCTATGCAGGTGTTGATTATGAAGAGATATTGAGACAGGCGGAAGAAGAAAATCCCGATGTTATATTATGGGATGGTGGAAACAACGATTTTTCTTTCTATAAACCCGATTTATCTATTGTTGTAGTCGATCCACACAGAGCCGGTCACGAGGTATCCTATTTCCCTGGAATGACGAATCTTATTATGGCAGATGTTCTAGTTATCAATAAAGAAGAAACAGCAACATTGGAAGGCATTGAAAAAGTAAGAGCAAATATAGAAAAATGGAATCCAAACGCTACAGTTATTGATGCCGCATCTCCTTTATTCGTTAAAAATCCTTCTATTATAAGAGGGAAGAGATGCCTTGTTATTGAAGATGGACCCACCTTAACTCACGGAGAAATGACCTATGGTGCTGGTTTCATAGCTGCTAAAAAATTTGGAGCCTCTGAAATAATTGATCCAAGGCCTTATGCAGTTGGTTCAATAGTAAATACTTACAAGAAATACACCCATCTTGATAAGATACTTCCCGCGATGGGTTATGGAAAAAAACAGATAAAAGAACTGGAAGAAAGCATAAATAAATCCGATGCCGAAGTTGTGGTTATAGGTACACCAATTGATCTAACAAGGATTATGGACATAAAAAAACCTACAGTTAGGGTAACTTACGAGTTACAAGAAATCGGTAAACCCGATTTGGAAGAAGTTTTAAGTGATTTTTTAGCCAACAAATAA
- a CDS encoding LCP family protein, with product MKIHILRILSFIFLIFLTLSFIIPLGKNIQLDQSSIEFPYYFLVLGRDENIESSTRTDVIILGGIDKGKIIFLPIPRDLLISIDQTERRINSVYEIYGIDRLKEEVEKLSGVQISDYIIFDYSIFKSIGDLFAPIDIYIESDMSYSDYHQNLHIDFKKGYNKLNGEELLYYVRYRDAAGDLGRMERQKNAVLALLNEVKSAGINKLLEAVNIGLSDTVNSFEIKDLLFLYNQVKNAQMEFISFPYLIKDSYVVVDESKISQIQYKLKTFEAYSDQSNDKSKILITKNFSSKLYNFYTYVFDVWKKPGYQIKVLDETFDGLSDQYSYVFFRNVEKETKEKIKADLKETFGTNFIEIEDKYKYFQLIDFISENLIDPTGYDAVVVLNERW from the coding sequence TTGAAAATACATATTTTAAGAATTTTATCTTTCATCTTTCTGATTTTTTTGACACTCAGTTTTATAATACCTTTAGGTAAGAATATTCAATTAGATCAATCTTCCATAGAATTTCCTTACTATTTTTTGGTTCTAGGAAGAGATGAAAATATTGAAAGTTCAACCAGAACAGATGTGATAATCTTAGGGGGAATCGATAAAGGGAAGATCATTTTTCTACCCATACCAAGGGATCTTTTGATTAGCATTGATCAAACTGAAAGAAGAATTAACTCTGTTTATGAAATTTACGGTATCGACAGGCTCAAAGAAGAGGTTGAAAAATTAAGCGGTGTTCAGATTTCAGATTACATAATTTTTGATTATTCTATATTTAAAAGTATTGGTGATTTATTTGCTCCTATAGATATATACATAGAATCGGATATGAGTTACTCAGATTATCACCAAAATCTACATATAGATTTTAAAAAAGGGTATAATAAGTTAAATGGTGAAGAATTGTTGTATTATGTGAGATACCGAGATGCAGCAGGAGATTTAGGAAGGATGGAACGTCAAAAAAATGCTGTATTAGCTTTATTGAACGAAGTCAAATCGGCTGGCATAAATAAACTCCTTGAAGCAGTAAATATAGGTTTATCTGACACCGTTAATTCTTTTGAAATTAAAGATCTACTTTTCCTGTATAACCAAGTGAAAAATGCCCAGATGGAATTTATCTCATTTCCCTATCTAATCAAAGATAGTTATGTAGTTGTTGATGAAAGTAAAATATCCCAAATTCAATACAAGTTGAAAACCTTTGAAGCATATTCTGACCAAAGCAACGATAAATCAAAAATACTCATCACCAAAAATTTTTCCAGCAAGTTGTATAATTTTTATACCTATGTTTTTGACGTATGGAAAAAACCGGGATATCAGATTAAGGTTTTGGATGAAACCTTTGATGGTTTAAGTGACCAGTATTCATATGTTTTTTTTAGGAACGTTGAAAAAGAAACTAAGGAAAAAATAAAAGCAGATTTGAAAGAAACATTCGGAACAAATTTCATCGAAATAGAAGATAAGTACAAATATTTTCAATTGATAGATTTTATTTCAGAAAACTTGATTGATCCAACAGGTTACGACGCAGTGGTGGTTCTTAATGAAAGGTGGTAA
- a CDS encoding ABC transporter permease, giving the protein MKGGKRNNSVFLLTISFFTRSKKNFKFSLIAMIIGVWGIIVVTSIINGFDSLLIDSITNFYPHLVVRGNYAQNSSEIDKIVNFNIIPVAVINQSKIAFSQLIELDDLSIYEEFVNEESGTEGLILGNKLANNLNVEIGDTIITVRTKGLLPIFQESIVTGIFDSGVYSYDSTFILSQNSNSKEYTGIFLKNPNKAQQFKEKYLSRYSALTWEESNETLAKAVQFDSLIAFTITFFILLISGFSISNSVSFSVFNRKKEIAILRALGFQRGQVSTIFILETFLISLVGFVLGVIAGILTCWFLIILKIPLPEGLFYVEYLPIKITAGSFLIAFLMNCFVSIFFSYIASRRAASFNIIESLKEE; this is encoded by the coding sequence ATGAAAGGTGGTAAAAGAAATAATTCGGTTTTCCTTCTGACTATTTCTTTTTTCACAAGGTCGAAAAAAAACTTTAAATTCTCTCTCATCGCTATGATAATAGGAGTATGGGGTATCATAGTAGTTACCTCAATAATAAATGGTTTCGATAGCTTATTAATAGATTCAATAACTAATTTTTATCCTCATCTCGTTGTTAGAGGAAATTATGCTCAAAACTCATCAGAAATAGACAAAATTGTAAATTTTAACATCATCCCTGTTGCAGTTATAAACCAATCTAAAATTGCCTTCTCTCAACTTATAGAATTGGATGATCTATCAATCTATGAAGAATTTGTAAATGAGGAAAGCGGTACCGAAGGTCTTATATTAGGAAATAAATTAGCGAATAATCTCAATGTTGAAATTGGTGATACCATAATAACTGTGAGAACAAAAGGCCTATTGCCAATTTTCCAAGAAAGTATTGTTACAGGAATATTCGATTCTGGGGTATATTCGTACGATTCAACCTTCATATTGTCTCAAAATTCGAATTCAAAAGAGTATACTGGTATTTTTTTAAAAAATCCAAATAAGGCTCAACAATTTAAAGAAAAATATCTTTCTCGTTACTCTGCCCTCACTTGGGAAGAGTCCAACGAAACTTTGGCTAAGGCTGTTCAGTTTGATAGCTTGATAGCTTTTACGATAACTTTTTTCATTCTGCTGATTTCTGGATTCAGTATATCAAACTCTGTTTCTTTCTCTGTCTTTAATAGAAAGAAAGAGATAGCTATTTTAAGGGCTCTTGGTTTTCAAAGAGGACAAGTATCTACTATTTTTATCTTAGAAACTTTTTTAATATCTCTAGTAGGATTTGTACTTGGAGTTATCGCGGGCATTTTAACATGCTGGTTTCTAATTATTTTAAAGATACCATTACCCGAAGGACTCTTTTATGTGGAATATTTACCCATTAAGATAACCGCTGGTTCTTTTTTGATAGCCTTTTTAATGAACTGTTTTGTATCTATTTTTTTCAGTTATATCGCTTCAAGACGAGCAGCTAGCTTCAATATTATAGAATCTTTAAAAGAGGAATAG